A region from the Deinococcus fonticola genome encodes:
- a CDS encoding V-type ATP synthase subunit A yields the protein MTQNKSGVVQSIAGPAVIAKGMYGAKMYDIVRVGQERLVGEIIRLDGDTAFVQVYEDTAGLTVGEPVETTGLPLSVELGPGMLNGIYDGIQRPLEEIRKASGDFIARGIEVSPLDREKKWDFTPSVNVGDEVVGSAILGTVPEFSFTHKILTPPDKGGRIRWIAPAGQYTVDETVAELEDGTKLRLAHYWPVRAPRPVAKKNDPSLPFLTGMRILDVLFPLVMGGAAAIPGPFGSGKTVTQQSVAKYGNADIVVYVGCGERGNEMTDVLVEFPELEDPKTGGPLMHRTILIANTSNMPVAAREASVYTGITLAEYFRDQGYSVSLMADSTSRWAEALREISSRLEEMPAEEGYPPYLGAKLAAFYERAGTVKTLAGEDGAVSVIGAVSPAGGDMSEPVTQATLRITGAFWRLDAGLARRRHFPAINWNGSYSLFTPILDPWYRQNVGQDFPELRQRISTLLQEEAALQEVVQLVGPDALQDNERLIIETGRMLRQDFLQQNGFDPVDASASMPKNYGLMKMFLKFYDEADKGLKSGLTIDEIIQNPVIEKLARARYTPEQEFIAYGEGVMDELDQTFKAVKA from the coding sequence ATGACGCAGAACAAGAGCGGCGTCGTGCAGAGCATCGCCGGCCCGGCAGTGATTGCCAAGGGCATGTACGGTGCGAAGATGTACGACATCGTGCGCGTGGGCCAGGAGCGCCTCGTCGGTGAGATCATCCGACTGGACGGCGACACGGCTTTTGTGCAGGTTTACGAAGATACGGCGGGCCTCACCGTGGGTGAACCCGTGGAAACCACCGGCCTGCCCCTCAGCGTGGAACTGGGGCCGGGGATGCTGAACGGCATTTACGACGGTATTCAGCGCCCGCTGGAAGAAATTCGCAAGGCTTCGGGCGACTTCATCGCGCGCGGCATCGAGGTCTCTCCCCTCGACCGCGAGAAGAAGTGGGACTTTACCCCTTCGGTGAACGTGGGCGACGAAGTGGTCGGCAGCGCCATCCTGGGCACCGTGCCGGAGTTCTCCTTCACGCACAAGATCCTGACGCCCCCCGACAAGGGCGGCCGCATTCGCTGGATCGCGCCCGCCGGGCAGTACACCGTCGACGAGACCGTTGCTGAACTGGAAGACGGCACCAAGCTCAGATTGGCCCACTACTGGCCGGTGCGTGCGCCCCGCCCGGTGGCGAAGAAGAACGACCCCAGCCTGCCCTTCCTCACCGGGATGCGCATTCTGGACGTGCTGTTCCCGCTGGTGATGGGTGGCGCGGCCGCAATCCCCGGCCCGTTCGGGAGCGGCAAGACCGTGACCCAGCAGTCCGTGGCGAAGTACGGCAACGCCGACATCGTGGTGTACGTGGGTTGCGGCGAGCGCGGCAACGAGATGACCGACGTGCTGGTGGAATTCCCGGAACTGGAAGACCCCAAGACGGGCGGGCCGCTGATGCACCGCACCATCCTGATCGCCAACACCTCCAACATGCCGGTGGCCGCCCGTGAAGCCAGCGTGTACACCGGGATCACCCTGGCGGAATACTTCCGCGACCAGGGCTACAGCGTGTCCCTGATGGCCGACAGCACCAGCCGCTGGGCCGAGGCGCTGCGCGAGATTTCTTCCCGTCTGGAAGAAATGCCCGCCGAAGAAGGCTACCCGCCCTACCTGGGCGCGAAACTGGCTGCCTTCTACGAGCGCGCTGGCACCGTCAAGACCCTCGCTGGCGAAGACGGCGCAGTGTCCGTGATCGGCGCCGTGTCCCCCGCCGGTGGCGACATGTCCGAACCCGTCACCCAGGCCACCCTGCGTATCACCGGGGCATTCTGGCGACTGGACGCCGGCCTGGCGCGCCGCCGCCACTTCCCGGCCATCAACTGGAACGGCTCCTACTCGCTGTTCACGCCCATCCTCGACCCCTGGTACCGCCAGAACGTCGGCCAGGACTTCCCTGAACTGCGCCAGCGCATCAGCACCCTCCTTCAGGAAGAGGCCGCGCTGCAGGAAGTGGTGCAGCTCGTCGGCCCCGACGCCCTGCAGGACAATGAGCGTCTGATCATCGAAACGGGCCGCATGCTGAGGCAGGACTTCCTGCAACAGAACGGCTTCGACCCGGTGGACGCCTCGGCCTCCATGCCCAAGAACTACGGCCTGATGAAGATGTTCCTGAAGTTCTACGACGAGGCCGACAAAGGCCTCAAGTCGGGGCTGACCATCGACGAAATCATTCAAAACCCCGTCATCGAGAAACTCGCCCGCGCCCGCTACACGCCCGAGCAGGAATTCATCGCTTACGGCGAAGGCGTGATGGACGAACTCGACCAGACCTTCAAGGCGGTGAAAGCGTGA
- a CDS encoding V-type ATP synthase subunit B: MTLLQKEYNDVAYISGPLLFVNAASDLPNGSIVNIKDGQGKMRGGQVISVSDQNAVIQVFEETRGLDLANASVSLVEDVARLGVSKEMIGRRFDGLGRPMDGLPAVVAEKRLNINGQPMNPAARAKPEEFIQTGISTIDTQISLIRGQKLPIFSGSGLPHNELAAQIARQAKVPGHEGDFAVVFAAMGLTQREVSYFTQEFERTGALARSVLFLNKADDPAVERLLTPRMALTTAEYLAFEHGYHVLVILTDLTNYCEALREIGGAREEIPGRRGFPGYMYTDLANLYERAGVVNGKPGSVTQIPILSMPDDDITHPIPDLTGYITEGQIVVDRTLNAKGVFPPINPQPSLSRLQGNGIGKGKTRADHKNISDQLFAAYANGLDLRKLVAITGEDALTETDKLYLKFADDFEGYFIGQGDQDRSIEDSLTVAWGILSKLPQSQLTRISKDSIDKYYGTKMDEMWKGSRSMQ, encoded by the coding sequence GTGACTTTGCTCCAGAAGGAATACAACGATGTCGCGTACATCTCCGGCCCCCTGCTGTTCGTGAACGCCGCTAGCGACCTGCCCAACGGCTCCATCGTGAACATCAAGGACGGCCAGGGCAAGATGCGCGGCGGCCAGGTCATCAGCGTCTCTGACCAGAACGCGGTGATTCAGGTGTTCGAAGAAACCCGTGGCCTCGACCTCGCCAACGCCAGCGTGAGCCTGGTGGAAGACGTGGCCCGCCTCGGCGTCAGCAAGGAAATGATCGGCCGCCGCTTCGACGGCCTGGGCCGCCCCATGGACGGTCTGCCCGCCGTGGTCGCCGAGAAACGCCTGAACATCAACGGGCAGCCCATGAACCCGGCCGCCCGCGCCAAGCCCGAAGAGTTCATTCAGACCGGCATCAGCACCATCGACACGCAGATCAGCCTGATTCGCGGTCAGAAACTGCCGATCTTCTCCGGCAGCGGTCTGCCCCACAACGAACTGGCCGCCCAGATCGCCCGTCAGGCCAAGGTGCCCGGCCACGAAGGCGACTTCGCCGTGGTGTTCGCGGCCATGGGCCTGACCCAGCGCGAAGTGAGCTACTTCACCCAGGAATTTGAACGTACCGGCGCTCTGGCCCGCTCGGTTCTGTTCCTGAACAAGGCCGACGACCCCGCCGTGGAACGTCTGCTGACCCCGCGCATGGCCCTGACCACCGCCGAGTACCTGGCCTTCGAGCATGGCTACCACGTGCTGGTGATCCTGACCGACCTGACCAACTACTGTGAAGCCCTCCGCGAAATCGGCGGTGCGCGCGAAGAGATTCCCGGTCGCCGCGGCTTCCCCGGCTACATGTACACCGACCTGGCGAACCTGTACGAACGTGCAGGCGTGGTGAACGGCAAGCCCGGCAGCGTGACCCAGATTCCGATTCTGTCCATGCCGGACGACGACATCACCCACCCCATTCCGGACCTGACCGGTTACATCACCGAAGGGCAGATCGTGGTGGACCGTACCCTGAACGCCAAGGGCGTGTTCCCCCCGATCAACCCCCAGCCCAGCCTCTCGCGTCTGCAAGGCAACGGCATCGGCAAAGGCAAAACCCGCGCCGACCACAAGAACATCTCTGACCAGCTGTTCGCCGCCTACGCCAACGGGCTCGACCTGCGCAAACTGGTGGCCATCACCGGTGAAGACGCGCTGACCGAAACCGACAAACTGTACCTGAAGTTCGCTGACGACTTCGAAGGCTACTTCATCGGCCAGGGCGACCAGGACCGCAGCATCGAGGACTCCCTGACCGTCGCCTGGGGCATCCTGAGCAAACTGCCCCAGAGCCAGCTGACCCGTATCTCCAAGGACTCCATCGACAAGTACTATGGCACCAAGATGGACGAGATGTGGAAGGGCAGCCGCTCGATGCAGTAA
- a CDS encoding V0D/AC39 family V-type ATPase subunit has product MPDDYSYINARVRVMRTKLLDGRALDSALSAGSYPEFLRVLTETDFAANMRETTAQNAGLPELDRALSQNLFDTTQKVLGFAEGDSRREIETLLMKWDLVNLKSIARGIVSGRGAEAIRESLIPGGTIRPAALQTAAQATDLASAAASLAVTGHPLAKAMRDGAAAYTNTGKLLDLEVALDQAYYRHALKVSRDNSMKTYLSREIDITNALIARNSKGQALDPNLFVAGGSYDAGGYSRLSGGDAGGNADVAAILEAPTLEDAELSARSALDKAARNISIADSDGVGIILDFLRRKEMEIAKLRLIGRGKFYNLPAEQLRKEVGA; this is encoded by the coding sequence ATGCCCGACGACTACTCGTACATCAACGCCCGCGTGCGCGTCATGCGCACCAAACTGCTCGACGGACGTGCGCTGGACAGTGCGCTCTCGGCCGGCAGTTACCCGGAATTCCTGCGCGTTCTGACCGAAACGGATTTCGCCGCGAACATGCGCGAAACCACTGCGCAGAACGCCGGATTGCCGGAACTCGACCGCGCCCTGTCGCAGAACCTCTTCGACACCACGCAGAAAGTCCTGGGTTTCGCTGAAGGAGATTCCCGCCGCGAAATCGAGACCCTGCTGATGAAGTGGGATCTGGTGAACCTGAAAAGCATCGCCCGTGGCATCGTGTCCGGGCGCGGCGCAGAAGCCATCCGCGAAAGCCTGATTCCCGGGGGCACCATCCGCCCCGCCGCGCTTCAGACTGCTGCGCAGGCCACGGATCTGGCCAGTGCCGCCGCCAGCCTGGCCGTGACCGGTCACCCGCTGGCCAAGGCCATGCGTGACGGCGCAGCCGCTTACACGAACACCGGGAAACTGCTGGATCTGGAAGTGGCCCTGGATCAGGCGTACTACAGGCACGCCCTGAAAGTCTCGCGCGACAACAGCATGAAAACCTACCTGTCGCGCGAGATTGACATCACGAACGCCCTGATTGCCCGCAACAGCAAAGGTCAAGCTCTTGACCCGAACCTGTTCGTGGCGGGCGGCAGTTACGACGCGGGCGGGTACAGCCGTTTGAGCGGTGGGGACGCCGGGGGCAACGCCGATGTGGCCGCCATCCTGGAAGCCCCCACGCTGGAAGACGCCGAGTTGAGCGCCCGCAGCGCCCTGGATAAGGCCGCCCGCAACATCAGTATTGCTGACAGTGACGGTGTGGGCATCATCCTGGACTTCCTGCGCCGCAAGGAAATGGAAATCGCCAAACTCCGCCTGATCGGGCGCGGCAAGTTCTACAACCTGCCTGCCGAGCAGCTTCGCAAGGAGGTGGGCGCATGA
- a CDS encoding V-type ATP synthase subunit E: protein MALDKLLENEAQAEIDRIRAEARGRAEKIVADARERAQNLLESRRRALESQRQAGLVRARSAADLEMSASRLSASESGMTQVYDLVNQYLGSVTGAPEYRDVLTRLVQEARQAVPDAEAVEVNPADLGLGRIIVQDIPVRENPQIQGGVRVIARGGKSGITNTLTGRLERVKADMAPQINRILAE from the coding sequence ATGGCCCTCGATAAACTCCTCGAAAACGAAGCGCAGGCGGAGATCGACCGCATTCGCGCCGAAGCGCGGGGCCGGGCCGAAAAGATCGTCGCAGACGCCCGTGAACGCGCCCAGAACCTGCTGGAAAGCCGCCGGCGTGCCCTGGAAAGCCAGCGTCAGGCCGGTCTGGTTCGCGCCCGCAGCGCTGCCGACCTGGAAATGAGCGCCTCGCGTCTCAGTGCCAGCGAAAGTGGCATGACGCAGGTGTACGACCTGGTCAACCAGTACCTGGGGAGCGTGACCGGCGCCCCCGAGTACCGCGACGTACTGACCCGCCTGGTGCAAGAAGCCCGTCAGGCCGTGCCTGACGCCGAAGCGGTGGAAGTCAACCCCGCCGACCTGGGTCTGGGCCGCATCATCGTCCAGGACATTCCCGTGCGCGAAAACCCGCAGATTCAGGGCGGTGTGCGCGTCATTGCTCGCGGCGGCAAGAGCGGCATCACCAATACCCTCACTGGACGCCTGGAACGCGTGAAGGCCGATATGGCCCCCCAGATCAACCGCATTCTCGCCGAGTAA
- a CDS encoding V-type ATP synthase subunit F, whose amino-acid sequence MTQNTGTLQRVAVLSDAETATGYRLAGAEVIETTRENAVHDLEHAIQNGNYGLIAVDTGLIADPLSATARSMRGRDLPILLPIPSLADAFNADTVDAKAYMGKLVRDTIGFDIKL is encoded by the coding sequence ATGACCCAGAACACTGGCACCCTGCAGCGCGTGGCCGTGCTCAGCGACGCCGAAACCGCCACCGGGTACCGCCTGGCGGGCGCGGAGGTCATCGAGACTACCCGCGAAAACGCCGTGCATGACCTGGAACACGCAATTCAGAACGGCAACTACGGCCTGATCGCGGTGGACACCGGCCTGATCGCCGATCCGCTGAGCGCCACTGCCCGCAGCATGCGTGGCCGCGATCTCCCGATCCTGCTGCCCATCCCCAGTCTCGCCGACGCTTTCAACGCCGACACTGTCGACGCCAAGGCGTACATGGGCAAACTGGTGCGGGACACCATCGGGTTCGATATCAAACTGTGA
- a CDS encoding V-type ATP synthase subunit K: MTKTTKIVLASLILALTATGLAQENNVVANDANINEGLIAIGKGLALGLAALGTGWAQSRIGSSLVGAAAEDSSKLGQLLLVFLLPETLVIFGFLALFLI; this comes from the coding sequence ATGACCAAGACCACCAAGATCGTCCTCGCTTCCCTCATTCTCGCTCTCACCGCTACCGGTCTCGCCCAGGAAAACAATGTGGTGGCCAACGACGCCAACATCAATGAAGGTCTGATCGCCATCGGTAAGGGTCTGGCTCTGGGCTTGGCCGCGCTGGGTACTGGCTGGGCGCAGTCCCGCATCGGCTCCAGCCTGGTGGGTGCCGCCGCCGAGGACTCCAGCAAGCTCGGTCAGCTGCTGCTCGTGTTCCTGCTACCTGAAACCCTGGTCATCTTCGGCTTCCTGGCACTGTTCCTTATCTAA